A portion of the Colius striatus isolate bColStr4 chromosome 1, bColStr4.1.hap1, whole genome shotgun sequence genome contains these proteins:
- the RGPD4 gene encoding ranBP2-like and GRIP domain-containing protein 4 isoform X1: MMRRTKPEVERYVASVQAAAPSPREKSMKGFLFAKLYYEVKEYELAKRYISTYLSVQERDPKAHRFLGQIYEAEDNVEKAFGCYKRSVELNPTQKDLVLKIAELLCNNDITDGRAKYWVERAAKLFPGSPAVYRLKEQLLDCKGEDGWNQLFDLIQAELYARPDDVYINIRLVALYRSNNRLKDAVLHCQEAEKKIPLQSSLEWCSCVVETLEEYLESLQDLESDKSNWRAIKKDHLLAYTSFVKMTLSSRDVQECREALESFDRVLQAVKPYVSGADELSRTFLEMKGQLYLHAGTLLLKMAEHNEAQWRVVCELAALCYLISFQVPKPKSKAIKGDQTGQDMLEMLACDRKSQSGHMLLNLSHGKQDFFKEIVESFANKSGSFTLFDSLFESGASRERSFIGTDDIGNISTQAPVQMELNKYDIGAVRVHNGSLQHLVWLGLQWNSMSVLPPMRKWLKQLFHLPQETSRLETDAPESICLLDLEVFLLGVVFASNLQLQEKFNSHYGAHQPQFLPLPVCKQLYTEKQRSWWDAVRTLVQRKTQPGTAAKLRLIVQHGISTLRTLEKHGLQPALIIHWAKSLQKTGVGLNSFYDQKEYIGRSVYYWKKVLPILETIKKRRSIPEPTDPLFKHFHSVDIQVSQVAGYEEEACIAFAMLDAVDGKTDDALLAFEAIKSVVSYWNLALIFQRKAEEIENDAMLPEEQEEHRTYLFKCRHYLMKIIEESSSDVSVTEKLPVSLETVREMLDTVIQELGEHGEEGSFAFRNGLSRALDSEMKHSTPSPTKFSLSPTKSYKFSPKTPPQWAEDHKSILQMICQQVEALKNEMHEMKLNNSNSNASSHRWPAEGYGTDTMSEAYQRAQNLHEAPLTVATTGPSVYYSQSPAYNSQYLLRTAATNVTPTKGPVYGMNRLTPQQHIYAYQQPMHTPPLQNTSCMFSQEIYAPPLRFDSPAPGLISPRAGDDYYNYSVPQASTNPPLPEPGYFTKPSVAPPTLKPAESKVIEFPKSKFGQPGTAEGSKPPLLTPAPSSQPTTFKFNTNFKSNDGDFTFSSLQVAPQPPNARFNSSESLLGLLTADKPLQDDRYAEQKPANDHISNQRNAFSFGSKHVPDISFRESMAQNAHRNLGFEKSDMFSVQEPSKLVFTNSDLANRSHETEGGSTHGGDEDDDGPHFDPVVPLPDKIEVKTGEEDEEEFFCNRAKLYRFDAESKEWKERGIGNVKILKHKVSGKFRLLMRRDQVLKICANHYINTDMKLNPNAGSDKSFVWHALDYADELPKPEQLAIRFKTPEEAMLFKSKFEECQNILRTSGSNVDTSVTQSSGTARETANQDIKEPSRSSSGTPSFTFQFAKDGMGTESDSKGSLTATSTAPGPTTSSFGKEASQTSSGGFGQHLLKKDQWQCTVCLVPNEATAKNCLSCKSSKPDTWETHSTPLTDSASFKASNNIIQDNFGSAFAKKEGQWDCSVCSVRNEPTASKCCACQNPNKTSSTISGQQTSSTFGQAIAPKTIQNDLATVFPKKEGHWNCSVCLVQNETKDVKCRSCQNPNSQSQPVVSVPSSQASPAPRFGFVADASKPQKNGFEGLFTKKEGQWDCNTCLVRNEGSSPACVACQTPNPSGKPAGDASSTPTSGPKSKLSETTSGQLGTGFKCDFLEKGFKFGLTEQDKTPSFTFQIPSATEAKPVKEGFNFSVPVPAGGFKFGIQESSKKTTKKDEPSKECTTGFVKSIDEKDKKEPPSDSATTFQLQETANKEKSDFILGQNSSTFADLAKSIPKEGFQFGKKDPNFQGFSGAGEKLFSSQDSKMDHKANTSADLGEKDDDVYKTEDSDDIHFEPIVQMPEKVEPFTGEEDEKVLYSQRVKLFRFDPETSQWKERGVGNLKILKNEVNGKVRILMRREQVLKVCANHWITTTMNLKQLFGSDKAWMWMANDFSDGDAKLENLAAKFKTPEQAEEFKQKFEECQRLLLDIPLQTPHKLVDTGRTAQLIQKAEEMKCGLKDLKTFLTDDKTKLSEEENVSSVCPSSTSDLVIKPHAESTGPTLEWDNYDLREEALDDSVSSSVYASPLASSPVRKNLFRFGESTTGFSFSFKSALSPSKSPAKQNQSRTSVGTDEDSDVTQEEERDGQYFEPVVPLPDLVEVTSGEENEQVVFSHRAKLYRYDKGANQWKERGIGDIKILQNYDNKQVRIVMRRDQVLKLCANHRITPDMNMQQMKGSDRAWVWTACDFADGERKVELLAVRFKLQDVADSFKQIFEEAKHAQERETLITPLSSRANTPKESPCGKNAVAVLEETTRERTDIGHSDDTSDVTVEVTEASSTSETPTKAVVSPPKFVFGSESVKSIFSNEKSKTFTFGNTSATGSLFGFSFNPPRKTEDQISITQNTVQKEPEVPEPPKTSSTPQKPLHSKVDGFPTSTQDGPSNFSFRILDKVEKTTVSEDDLPSDDVIIVYELTPTPEQRALAGFLKLPSTFFCYKNKPGYMSDEDDDEDYETAVKNLNGRLYPSDSEERKKSQDAVKVGVTGKSEVTTESKSATTCEEKPSPEEKAKAETLQAPSTPACGVSSDTEDDSPEDFQTEVKIQETKSQENKVTSSTDLACTGKEEVPTPSASEVTVFVQSATSNKEPNSTTETVSTSQASSRADDKPVDLSTKKCDSDCSESTQENRIMSFGFGSTGGLSFADLASKSSGDFAFGSKDKNFKWANTGAAVFGETACKADEDEGGSDDEVVHSDDIHFEPIVSLPEVEVKSGEEDEEILFKERAKLYRWDRDATQWKERGVGEIKILFHTQKKYYRVLMRRDQVLKVCANHVITKEMNLVPSDTSNNALIWTATDYADGEVKVEQFAVRFKSQEMANSFKSKFEECQLSLSELQKGHLSLAAGLSKDTNPVVYFEVSANDEPLGHITMELFSNIVPRTAENFRALCTGEKGFGFKNSSFHRIVTGFVCQGGDITNHNGTGGQSIYGAAFEDENFEVKHTGPGLLSMANKGRDTNSSQFFITLKKAEHLDFKHVVFGFVKDGMDVVKKIESFGSPKGTVNGKIVITDCGQI, from the exons aAATCGATGAAAGGATTCCTGTTTGCTAAGCTGTATTATGAAGTAAAAGAATATGAACTTGCTAAAAG GTACATATCTACATACCTCAGTGTACAAGAGAGAGATCCCAAAGCACACAGATTTCTTGGACAGATCTATGAAGCTGAGGATAATGTAGAAAAAGCTTTTGGGTGTTACAAG CGCTCTGTGGAGTTGAACCCAACACAGAAGGATCTTGTACTGAAGATTGCGGAGTTACTATGCAATAATGACATTACTGATGGAAGAGCAAAATACTGGGTTGAGAGAGCTGCTAAGCTCTTCCCTGGGAGTCCTGCTGTTTACAGGTTGAAG GAGCAGTTACTGGATTGTAAAGGTGAAGATGGATGGAATCAACTTTTTGACTTGATTCAAGCGGAACTTTATGCAAGACCAGATGACGTCTACATTAACATCAGACTAGTTGCACTCTACCGTTCAAATAATAGGTTAAAAGACGCTGTGCTCCACTGTcaggaggcagagaagaaaataccTTTGCAGTCAAGCTTGGAATGGTGTTCCTGTGTTGTAGAGACACTTGAG GAATATCTGGAATCTTTACAAGACTTGGAGTCTGATAAAAGTAACTGGAGAGCTATCAAGAAAGATCATCTGCTGGCATATACCAGCTTTGTCAAAATGACACTTTCTTCTAGAGATGTTCAGGAATGCAGAGAGGCACTTGAAAG ttttgatCGCGTGCTTCAGGCAGTGAAACCATATGTGAGTGGGGCTGACGAGTTGTCTCGTACCTTTCTGGAAATGAAAGGACAGCTATACCTGCATGCTGGAACGCTGCTACTGAAAATGGCCGAACACAATGAGGCTCAGTGGAGAGTTGTGTGTGAACTAGCAGCCTTGTGTTATCTGATAAGTTTCCAG GTTCCTAAACCAAAGTCAAAAGCGATAAAGGGGGATCAAACTGGACAAGATATGCTAGAAATGTTGGCCTGTGATCGAAAAAGCCAGTCTG GTCATATGCTTCTGAACTTAAGCCATGGCAAGCAAGACTTCTTTAAAGAGATTGTGGAATCATTTGCAAACAAGAGCGGTTCGTTTACATTGTTTGATAGCCTATTTGAGAGTGGAGCTTCTAGAGAAAGGTCTTTCATTGGCACAGATGATATTGGAAATATCAGTACACAAGCACCAGTACAAATGGAACTTAATAAATACGATATTG GTGCTGTTCGAGTGCACAATGGCAGTCTGCAGCACCTTGTGTGGCTGGGCTTGCAGTGGAACTCCATGTCAGTCTTACCCCCAATGCGCAAATGgttaaaacagctttttcacTTGCCCCAAGAAACGTCAAGACTTGAGACAGATGCTCCTGAGTCTATTTGCCTCTTGGACCTTGAA GTATTCCTCCTTGGAGTGGTATTTGCTAGCAACTTACAATTGCAAGAGAAGTTTAATTCTCACTATGGTGCACATCAGCCTCAATTCTTGCCATTGCCAGTGTGCAAACAACTTtatactgaaaaacaaagatcCTGGTGGGATGCCGTTCGTACTCTTGTTCAGAGAAAAACACA ACcaggaacagcagcaaaactgaggcTTATTGTACAGCATGGAATAAGTACTCTGCGAACACTGGAGAAGCATGGCCTTCAACCTGCCTTAATTATACACTGGGCAAAAAGCCTGCAAAAAACA ggTGTTGGCCTTAACTCTTTCTATGACCAGAAGGAGTATATTGGACGAAGTGTCTACTATTGGAAGAAAGTTTTGCCTATTCTGGAAACTATCAAAAAGAGGAGGAGTATTCCTGAACCAACTGATCCTCTCTTCAAACACTTCCATAGTGTAGACATTCAG GTCTCTCAGGTTGCAGGGTATGAAGAAGAGGCATGTATAGCATTTGCAATGTTGGATGCAGTTGACGGCAAAACTGATGATGCTTTATTAGCATTTGAAGCTATAAAGAGTGTGGTTTCATACTGGAATCTTGCTTTA ATCTTTCaaagaaaggcagaagagattgaaaatGATGCCATGCTGCCAGAAGAGCAAGAAGAACATAGAACCTATCTTTTTAAATGCAGGCACTATCTAATGAAGATCATTGAGGAAAGTTCCTCAGATGTGTCAGTAACAGAAAAA CTGCCAGTGTCTCTTGAAACTGTGAGGGAAATGCTGGATACCGTGATCCAAGAGCTTGGTGAGCATGGTGAAGAGGGAAGTTTTGCCTTCAGAAATGGTCTATCACGAGCTCTAGattcagaaatgaaacattCCACTCCATCACCAACTAAGTTCTCTCTTTCACCAACCAAGAGCTACAAG ttttctcccaaaacccctcctcaGTGGGCAGAAGATCACAAGTCTATACTTCAAATGATCTGTCAGCAAGTGGAAGCTTTAAAG AATGAAATGCATGAAATGAAACTGAACAATTCCAACTCAAATGCATCATCTCATCGGTGGCCTGCTGAAGGCTATGGAACAGATACAATGTCAGAGGCTTATCAGAGAGCACAGAACCTTCACGAAGCTCCACTAACAG TTGCTACCACTGGCCCATCTGTTTATTACAGCCAGTCACCTGCCTATAATTCTCAATATCTTCTCAGAACTGCTGCAACCAACGTAACACCAACAAAG GGTCCTGTCTATGGCATGAACCGACTTACACCTCAGCAACATATATATGCTTACCAACAACCAATGCATACGCCACCTCTGCAAAACACTTCTTGTATGTTTTCCCAAGAAATATACGCCCCACCTCTGCGTTTTGATTCTCCTGCTCCTGGACTCATTTCTCCTCGTGCAGGAGATGATTATTACAATTACAGCGTTCCACAGGCAAGCACAAATCCACCGTTGCCCGAACCAGGCTATTTCACAAAGCCTTCAGTCGCTCCACCGACTTTAAAGCCTGCAGAATCAAAAGTGATAGAATTTCCGAAGTCTAAATTCGGACAGCCAGGAACAGCAGAAGGATCAAAACCACCTCTGCTAACACCAGCACCATCAAGTCAGCCAACAACTTTTAAATTCAACACTAACTTCAAGTCTAACGATGGAGACtttaccttttcttctcttcaagTTGCACCACAGCCACCTAATGCACGTTTTAATAGCAGCGAGAGCCTCTTGGGTCTTCTGACAGCTGACAAACCTTTACAGGATGACAGATACGCTGAACAAAAACCAGCTAACGATCACATAAGTAATCAAAGAAATGCCTTCAGTTTTGGCAGTAAACATGTTCCAGACATCTCTTTTAGAGAAAGCATGGCACAAAATGCTCACAGAAACCTGGGTTTTGAGAAGAGCGATATGTTTAGCGTCCAAGAACCAAGCAAGCTTGTATTTACAAATTCAGATTTAGCCAACAGAAGTCATGAAACAGAGGGAGGAAGCACCCATGGTGGAGATGAGGATGATGACGGTCCTCATTTTGATCCTGTGGTGCCACTCCCTGACAAGATTGAAGTAAAGACAGGcgaggaagatgaagaagaatTCTTCTGCAACAGAGCCAAACTCTATCGTTTTGATGCAGAATCTaaagaatggaaagaaagaggtATTGGAAATGTGAAAATACTGAAACACAAAGTATCTGGCAAATTTCGTCTCTTAATGAGACGGGATCAAGTGCTGAAAATCTGTGCAAATCACTACATAAATACTGATATGAAATTAAATCCAAATGCTGGATCAGATAAGTCATTTGTATGGCATGCTTTAGATTATGCAGATGAGCTGCCAAAACCAGAACAGCTTGCAATTAGATTCAAAACACCTGAGGAGGCAATGCTTTTCAAAAGTAAGTTTGAGGAGTGTCAGAATATTTTAAGAACCTCGGGATCAAATGTTGACACATCTGTGACTCAGAGTAGCGGGACTGCAAGAGAAACAGCAAATCAGGACATTAAGGAGCCTAGCAGATCATCTTCTGGGACCCCGAGCTTTACCTTTCAGTTTGCAAAAGATGGGATGGGTACTGAATCTGATAGCAAAGGCAGCCTTACAGCTACATCAACTGCACCTGGCCCTACCACTTCTTCATTTGGAAAGGAAGCTTCACAAACCTCTTCAGGTGGCTTTGGGCAGCATCTCTTGAAGAAGGATCAGTGGCAGTGTACAGTGTGTTTAGTTCCAAATGAAGCAACTGCAAAGAATTGTTTATCGTGTAAAAGTTCAAAACCAGACACGTGGGAAACACATAGCACACCATTGACTGACTCTGCAAGTTTCAAAGCCAGCAATAACATCATACAGGACAACTTTGGATCAGCTTTTGCTAAGAAGGAAGGTCAATGGGACTGCAGTGTCTGTTCAGTTAGAAACGAACCTACTGCCTCCAAGTGTTGTGCTTGCCAGAATCCAAACAAAACTAGTTCAACTATATCTGGTCAACAAACTTCCTCTACATTTGGCCAAGCAATTGCTCCAAAGACTATTCAAAATGACTTGGCAACTGTTTTTCCTAAGAAAGAGGGTCATTGGAACTGCTCTGTATGCCTAGTCCAGAATGAAACCAAAGATGTGAAATGTCGTTCTTGTCAGAATCCAAACTCTCAAAGTCAGCCAGTTGTGTCTGTGCCTAGTTCTCAGGCATCGCCTGCTCccaggtttggttttgttgctgaTGCAAGTAAGCCACAGAAAAATGGATTTGAAGGGCTTTTTACTAAAAAGGAAGGGCAGTGGGATTGTAATACTTGTCTTGTGAGGAATGAAGGTTCTTCACCAGCCTGTGTAGCCTGCCAAACACCAAATCCATCTGGTAAGCCTGCTGGCGATGCTTCATCGACTCCTACTTCTGGCCCAAAAAGTAAATTATCTGAAACTACTTCAGGACAATTGGGAACAGGCTTTAAGTGTGATTTCCTTGAAAAGGGCTTCAAGTTTGGTCTTACTGAGCAAGACAAGACACCATCATTTACATTTCAGATTCCTTCTGCTACTGAAGCTAAGCCTGTGAAGGAAGGATTTAACTTTTCAGTGCCAGTGCCTGCAGGCGGGTTTAAGTTTGGGATACAGGAGTCGAGTAAAAAGACCACTAAGAAAGATGAGCCATCGAAAGAGTGTACAACTGGCTTTGTAAAAAGCATtgatgaaaaagacaaaaaagaaccACCTTCAGATAGTGCAACTACGTTCCAATtgcaagaaacagcaaacaagGAGAAAAGTGACTTTATTTTGGGGCAAAACAGCAGCACTTTTGCCGACCTTGCAAAAAGTATTCCCAAGGAAGGCTTTCAGTTTGGCAAAAAAGACCCTAACTTCCAAGGCTTTTCAGGTGcaggagaaaaattgttttcCTCCCAGGATTCTAAAATGGATCACAAAGCAAACACATCTGCTGACCTTGGTGAGAAGGATGATGATGTGTATAAGACAGAGGACAGTGACGATATCCACTTTGAACCTATAGTTCAAATGCCTGAAAAAGTAGAACCGTTTACAGGAGAGGAAGATGAAAAAGTGTTATACTCCCAAAGAGTCAAGCTGTTCAGGTTTGATCCAGAAACAAGCCAGTGGAAAGAACGTGGAGTGGGGAACCTGAAGATTCTTAAGAATGAAGTTAATGGCAAAGTAAGAATATTAATGCGACGTGAGCAGGTACTGAAGGTGTGTGCAAATCACTGGATAACAACAACAATGAACTTGAAACAGCTGTTTGGCTCAGACAAAGCATGGATGTGGATGGCCAATGACTTTTCTGATGGTGATGCAAAGCTGGAAAACTTGGCAGCAAAATTCAAGACTCCAGAGCAGGCTGAGGAGTTCAAACAGAAGTTTGAAGAATGTCAGAGGCTGCTACTAGATATACCACTGCAGACACCCCATAAACTTGTTGATACAGGTAGGACAGCTCAACTTatacagaaagcagaagaaatgaagTGTGGCTTAAAGGATCTCAAAACGTTTCTGACAGATGACAAAACTAAACTGTCAGAAGAGGAAAACGTAAGCTCTGTTTGTCCCAGCAGTACTTCTGATCTGGTTATAAAGCCACATGCTGAAAGTACTGGGCCCACTCTGGAGTGGGATAACTATGACTTGCGAGAAGAAGCGCTGGATGATAGTGTAAGTAGTTCTGTGTATGCATCACCTCTTGCAAGTAGCCCTGTAAGGAAAAATCTCTTTAGATTTGGAGAGTCTACCACAGGTTTTAGTTTCAGCTTTAAATCTGCCTTGAGCCCATCCAAATCTCCTGCCAAACAGAACCAGAGTAGAACATCAGTAGGCACAGACGAAGATTCTGATGTTACtcaagaagaagagagagatgggCAGTACTTTGAACCTGTGGTACCTCTGCCTGATCTCGTGGAAGTGACCAGCGGTGAGGAAAACGAACAAGTTGTCTTCAGTCACAGAGCTAAGCTTTACAGGTACGACAAAGGTGCTAATCAGTGGAAAGAGAGAGGTATCGGGGATATCAAGATACTGCAGAACTATGACAACAAGCAAGTGCGTATCGTGATGAGAAGGGACCAGGTCCTAAAACTCTGTGCCAATCATAGAATAACGCCGGATATGAATATGCAACAGATGAAAGGATCTGACAGAGCGTGGGTATGGACTGCGTGTGACTTTGCAGACGGGGAGAGGAAAGTAGAACTTCTAGCCGTGCGGTTCAAACTGCAAGATGTTGCAGATTCATTTAAGCAGATTTTTGAAGAAGCAAAGCATGCCCAAGAGAGAGAGACACTGATAACACCTCTTTCTTCTCGTGCCAATACGCCCAAGGAGTCTCCGTGTGGTAAAAATGCTGTAGCTGTACTAGAAGAAACTACCAGGGAAAGAACTGACATCGGCCATAGTGATGATACTTCTGATGTAACTGTGGAGGTCACAGAAGCGTCGAGCACTTCTGAAACACCAACAAAAGCAGTGGTTTCCCCTCCAAAGTTTGTATTTGGATCTGAATCTGTCAAGAGCATTTTCAGTAATGAAAAGTCAAAGACGTTTACGTTTGGAAATACATCAGCCACTGGTTCTCTCTTTGGCTTCAGCTTTAATCCTCCAAGAAAGACTGAAGACCAGATTTCAATAACTCAGAACACAGTGCAGAAAGAACCGGAAGTCCCTGAACCACCAAAAACCTCTAGTACTCCTCAGAAGCCCCTACACAGCAAGGTAGACGGGTTCCCTACTTCAACACAAGATGGACCCTCTAACTTCTCATTTAGAATTCTGGACAAAG TTGAGAAGACGACAGTATCAGAAGATGATCTTCCATCTGATGATGTTATCATAGTTTACGAGTTAACACCTACCCCTGAACAGAGAGCTCTTGCTGGCTTTCTCAAGCTACCTTCAACGTTCTTCTGTTACAAGAATAAGCCTGGATACATGAGTGACGAGGACGATG ATGAGGACTATGAAACAGCTGTTAAGAACCTGAATGGAAGACTGTATCCCAGTGattcagaagagagaaagaaatcacaAGATGCTGTAAaag taGGTGTCACAGGAAAAAGTGAAGTAACCACTGAAAGCAAATCTGCTACTACTTGTGAAGAGAAACCATCTCCTGAGGAGAAAGCTAAAGCAGAAACTCTGCAGGCTCCTTCTACGCCTGCCTGTGGTGTCAGCAGTGATACTGAGGATGACAGTCCAGAAGACTTTCAGACAGAAGTTAAAAttcaagaaacaaaa tCTCAGGAGAATAAGGTTACGAGCTCTACTGACTTAGCCTGTACTGGTAAGGAAGAGGTACCTACTCCATCAGCCAGTGAGGTGACAGTATTTGTCCAGTCAGCCACCAGCAACAAAGAACCAAATTCCACCACAGAAACTGTGAGCACATCACAGGCTTCATCAAGAGCTGATGACAAACCTGTAGACTTGTCAACTAAAAAATGTGATTCAGACTGTTCAGAGTCAACGCAAG AAAACAGAATCATGTCATTTGGTTTCGGCAGTACTGGAGGCTTGTCATTTGCAGATCTGGCGTCCAAAAGCTCTGGAGACTTTGCTTTTGGCTCAAAGG ATAAAAACTTCAAATGGGCGAATACAGGCGCAGCTGTGTTTGGAGAGACAGCCTGTAAAGCAGATGAAGATGAAGGTGGTAGTGATGATGAGGTGGTACATAGTGATGATATCCACTTTGAGCCAATTGTGTCCTTACCAGAG GTGGAGGTAAAATCTGgagaagaagatgaagaaattcTCTTCAAAGAGAGGGCAAAACTTTACAGATGGGACAGGGATGCTACTCAGTGGAAGGAACGTGGTgttggagaaataaaaatcctcTTCCATACACAGAAGAAATACTATAGAGTCCTAATGCGAAGAGACCAAGTTCTTAAAGTCTGTGCAAACCACGTCATCACCAAAGAAATGAATTTAGTGCCCTCTGATACATCAAATAATGCTTTAATTTGGACAGCCACAGATTATGCAG ATGGTGAAGTAAAAGTAGAACAATTTGCAGTCAGATTTAAAAGCCAGGAGATGGCTAATTCTTTCAAGAGTAAGTTTGAAGAGTGCCAGCTAAGCTTGTCAGAACTACAGAAGGGACACTTATCTCTGGCGGCAGGACTGTCGAAGGACACCAACCCCGTTGTGTATTTTGAAGTTTCGGCCAATGATGAACCTTTAGGACACATAACTATGGAACTGTTTTCAAATATTGTTCCTCGAACTGCTGAGAATTTCAGGGCCCTGTGCACAGGAGAGAAAGGATTTGGATTCAAGAACTCCAGCTTTCACAGAATAGTCACTGGCTTTGTGTGTCAG ggaGGTGATATAACCAACCATAATGGAACAGGTGGACAATCAATTTACGGAGCAGCATTTGAAGATGAGAATTTTGAAGTGAAACACACTGGTCCTGGATTGTTGTCCATGGCAAATAAGGGCAGGGATACCAATAGTTCTCAGTTCTTCATAACACTTAAAAAAGCAGAACACTTGGACTTCAAGCACGTAGTATTTGGATTTGTGAAAGATGGAATGGATGTTGTGAAGAAGATTGAATCCTTTGGTTCTCCTAAAGGGACAGTAAATGGAAAAATTGTCATTACAGACTGTGGACAAATATAG